The Pedobacter roseus genome contains a region encoding:
- a CDS encoding ABC transporter permease, protein MNFEYFIAGRIAIKSERTFSKLIVRIAIAGVMLSLAVMILSIAIIKGFKTEIQDKVRGYLGDVQITRYDLNNSFEHSPFVLDAETQKMLKTNRDIEFYYPFATKPAILSANSEIEGINFKGVDKSYQWDYIKQHIISGTIIDFSDSTAAMQELLISNYTAKRLKLKTGDDFIMYFVQNQLRPRKFKIVGVYDIGVEDIDKGFVLGNLNIIKRLNNWQPDEIGGIEIRIKDFNKLKPAADNIFEKLPPNLRSYSIEENFPNIFTWLGLLDVNTNVILSLMLIVGVINMVTALLIMILERTNMIGMLKSFGASNWSIMKIFLYNSAYLIGIGLLLGNILGLGLGFLQQSTHIFKLNQASYFLAYAPIEFHFIDVLLLNVITVVVCLTVLIIPSLLISKVSPLKAIRFK, encoded by the coding sequence TTGAACTTCGAATATTTCATAGCAGGGCGGATAGCCATTAAATCTGAGCGTACCTTTTCAAAACTGATTGTCCGCATTGCCATTGCAGGCGTGATGTTGAGTTTGGCTGTTATGATCCTCTCCATTGCCATCATAAAGGGTTTTAAAACGGAAATACAGGATAAAGTGAGGGGTTACCTGGGCGATGTACAGATTACACGCTACGACCTGAACAATTCTTTTGAGCATTCGCCTTTCGTATTGGATGCTGAAACCCAAAAAATGCTCAAAACCAACCGTGATATTGAGTTTTATTATCCTTTCGCTACAAAACCGGCCATTCTTTCGGCCAATAGTGAAATTGAGGGCATCAATTTTAAGGGCGTAGATAAAAGTTATCAATGGGATTATATCAAACAGCATATCATTAGTGGTACAATTATCGATTTTTCAGACAGTACGGCTGCCATGCAGGAGCTGTTGATTTCGAATTATACGGCCAAACGTTTGAAACTCAAAACCGGCGATGATTTCATCATGTATTTTGTGCAGAACCAGCTCCGTCCGCGGAAATTTAAAATTGTTGGTGTTTACGATATTGGCGTGGAGGATATTGATAAAGGATTTGTTTTGGGCAACCTGAATATCATCAAACGCTTAAATAACTGGCAGCCTGACGAAATTGGAGGTATTGAAATCCGGATTAAAGATTTTAACAAGCTAAAGCCGGCTGCGGATAATATTTTCGAAAAACTGCCGCCGAATTTACGTTCCTATTCTATTGAAGAAAACTTTCCGAATATTTTTACCTGGCTGGGCCTGCTTGATGTAAACACCAATGTAATTTTGAGTTTAATGTTAATTGTGGGCGTAATCAACATGGTTACGGCACTGTTGATCATGATTTTGGAACGTACTAATATGATCGGGATGTTAAAATCTTTTGGCGCCAGCAACTGGAGCATCATGAAGATTTTCCTTTACAACTCTGCTTATCTGATTGGAATTGGTCTTTTGTTGGGGAATATATTGGGCTTGGGCTTGGGTTTCTTACAGCAATCAACCCATATATTTAAGCTAAACCAGGCCTCGTACTTTTTAGCGTATGCGCCTATCGAATTTCACTTTATAGATGTATTGCTGCTGAATGTAATTACGGTTGTGGTTTGTTTAACGGTTTTGATTATTCCTTCGCTGTTGATCAGCAAGGTTTCTCCGTTAAAGGCCATCAGGTTTAAATAA
- a CDS encoding tRNA pseudouridine synthase A has translation MRYFFHIAYQGQYYSGWQKQPGVKSVQEVIEQTLSKILKSPIAINGCGRTDAHVHASQFFFHADIEKEIDFDLLYILNKALPYNIAVFDIIKMEGKPHARFDAVQRKYDYFVHTFKDPFLSTQSSFYQLNNLDFDKMKAVVKLLPQYKDYRAFCTHPDKYEHTICNVMEAGLFVNPKGNRFRFHIASNRFLGKMIRIIMGKLIMVGKGELSHDEFESELISLKPSKLSLPAHPTGLYLSKVTYPYLNLEPHTEFIQGVQETDWI, from the coding sequence ATGAGATACTTCTTCCATATTGCATATCAGGGTCAATACTACAGTGGCTGGCAAAAACAACCCGGGGTTAAAAGCGTTCAGGAAGTTATTGAGCAAACACTTTCTAAAATTTTAAAATCGCCTATTGCCATTAATGGCTGTGGCCGCACAGATGCGCACGTACATGCAAGTCAGTTTTTTTTTCATGCTGATATTGAAAAAGAAATTGATTTCGATCTGCTCTACATCCTGAACAAAGCATTGCCATATAATATTGCGGTATTCGACATTATTAAAATGGAAGGAAAGCCCCATGCCCGTTTCGATGCCGTACAGCGGAAATACGATTATTTTGTACACACCTTTAAAGATCCCTTTTTAAGTACGCAAAGTTCCTTTTATCAGTTAAACAACCTTGATTTTGATAAAATGAAAGCCGTTGTAAAACTCTTACCCCAATACAAAGATTACAGGGCTTTTTGCACGCATCCGGATAAATACGAGCATACCATTTGTAACGTAATGGAAGCCGGTTTATTTGTAAATCCTAAAGGCAACCGGTTTAGGTTTCATATTGCCAGTAATCGTTTTTTGGGCAAAATGATCCGCATCATTATGGGTAAATTAATAATGGTTGGTAAAGGAGAACTTAGCCATGATGAATTTGAAAGTGAACTGATCAGCTTAAAGCCCTCCAAACTATCATTGCCCGCCCATCCAACAGGCTTATACCTCTCAAAGGTTACCTATCCTTATCTTAACCTCGAGCCACACACCGAATTTATTCAGGGTGTACAAGAAACAGACTGGATTTAA
- a CDS encoding YchJ family protein, whose amino-acid sequence MDLINCPCGSGITYQHCCQPYHLSLKNAPTAEALMRSRYSAFVTANAGYLYETTHNSKRKNHSKSAYLNSAKNTKWLKLEIIFSAFDVVEFKAYYLNKKFQTEVLHEKSNFRLEDGRWYYVDGVFYS is encoded by the coding sequence ATGGATTTAATAAATTGTCCCTGCGGAAGCGGCATTACCTATCAGCATTGTTGCCAGCCTTACCATTTAAGTTTGAAAAATGCACCAACAGCCGAAGCGTTAATGCGATCGAGGTATTCGGCATTTGTGACGGCCAATGCCGGTTATCTTTACGAAACTACCCATAACAGCAAAAGAAAAAACCACTCAAAAAGCGCTTATTTAAACAGTGCAAAAAATACCAAATGGCTTAAACTCGAAATTATTTTTTCTGCTTTTGATGTGGTGGAGTTTAAAGCCTATTACCTGAATAAAAAGTTTCAGACAGAGGTACTGCACGAAAAATCCAATTTCAGGTTAGAAGATGGGCGCTGGTATTATGTAGACGGGGTTTTTTACTCATAA
- a CDS encoding exo-beta-N-acetylmuramidase NamZ family protein codes for MKKYISFALMSLIALSACGQPKPLDQEVLGKKSPENRKLMIRTPKLPSNLKTGAEQTEKYLPLLKGKRVGMVVNPTSVIGEQTSVDSLLKRGIKIQKIFGPEHGFRGNASAGVTVNDDVDAKTGIKAISLYGKHSTPTAEDLADIDIMVFDIQDVGVRFYTYINTLQHVMEACAVNNKPLLILDRPNPNGYLIDGPILDPKFKSGIGVQPIPIAHGLTVGEYAQMLNGEGWLKDKVKCKITIIKNASYNHDMEYVLPVKPSPNLNTQQAILLYPSTCLFEGTYLNHGRGTMFPFTIVGAPYLKGKFDFSFTPKSIKGMSETPLFQDQVCYGLDLRKYDTAELIKSKQVNISWLIELYKASPRKEDFFNTKLSKEMGTIERLVGVADFRQQVIDGKSEAEIRASWEPGLSAYKTMRKKYLLYN; via the coding sequence ATGAAAAAATACATCAGCTTTGCTTTAATGAGTTTAATCGCCTTATCGGCCTGTGGACAACCAAAACCGCTTGATCAGGAAGTTCTTGGCAAAAAAAGCCCTGAAAATAGAAAATTGATGATCAGGACTCCAAAACTGCCATCGAATTTAAAAACAGGTGCCGAGCAGACCGAAAAATACCTTCCTTTATTAAAAGGCAAACGTGTGGGCATGGTGGTTAACCCCACTTCGGTTATAGGTGAGCAAACCTCGGTTGACAGCCTGTTAAAACGTGGCATTAAAATTCAGAAAATATTTGGTCCTGAGCATGGCTTTAGGGGCAATGCAAGTGCCGGCGTTACGGTTAATGATGATGTAGATGCGAAAACCGGTATTAAGGCTATTTCGCTTTACGGTAAACATAGTACGCCTACGGCCGAAGACCTTGCTGATATTGATATTATGGTTTTTGATATCCAGGATGTGGGCGTACGTTTTTACACCTATATCAATACCTTACAGCACGTAATGGAAGCTTGTGCAGTAAACAATAAACCGCTGTTGATTTTAGACCGCCCAAACCCAAACGGTTATTTAATAGACGGGCCAATTTTAGATCCTAAATTTAAATCGGGTATTGGTGTACAGCCCATTCCCATTGCGCATGGTTTAACCGTTGGCGAATATGCACAGATGTTAAACGGCGAAGGCTGGTTAAAGGATAAGGTGAAATGCAAAATCACGATTATCAAAAATGCCAGTTACAATCATGACATGGAGTATGTTTTACCGGTTAAACCATCTCCCAACCTGAATACCCAGCAGGCTATTTTACTTTATCCTTCTACCTGTTTGTTTGAGGGTACTTATTTAAACCATGGCCGCGGTACGATGTTCCCTTTTACCATTGTTGGCGCGCCTTACCTTAAAGGCAAATTTGATTTCAGTTTTACACCGAAAAGTATCAAAGGCATGTCGGAAACACCTTTATTCCAGGATCAGGTATGTTATGGCCTGGATTTGAGAAAATACGATACTGCCGAATTAATAAAATCAAAACAGGTAAACATTAGCTGGTTAATTGAACTATACAAAGCTTCGCCACGGAAAGAAGATTTTTTTAACACCAAACTGAGCAAAGAAATGGGTACAATTGAAAGATTGGTTGGCGTGGCCGATTTTAGGCAACAGGTAATCGACGGAAAAAGTGAAGCAGAAATAAGGGCCAGCTGGGAACCGGGGTTAAGCGCCTATAAAACCATGCGTAAAAAATATTTGCTTTATAACTAA
- a CDS encoding DNA topoisomerase IB → MVQGKDVVKASGLVYVTDGMPGIYRKGKPGKFHYEDKDGHKITEEKHLDRIKTLVIPPAWQNVWIANKPNAYLQVTGIDAAGRKQYKYHSKWTSRRSEDKYFRLLEFGKALPNARKNLEKDLRRKELDERKVLAISVDVLQKTLIRVGNESYKQLYGSFGLTTLRDKHVKINGSKITMDFIGKKGVQQKVELNDRSLAKLVKKCRDIPGQELFQFYTHGKEHKSIDSGKINSYIREITGDDFTAKDFRTWGGTLEALRQFSKCSADENFSLNSKKAIVAVLDCVAKKLGNTRAVCKSSYVYPLLLTAYENDELGKYMKKMNNNKIAGKLGLAHDEKVLLSFLKANSK, encoded by the coding sequence ATGGTACAAGGCAAAGATGTTGTTAAAGCAAGTGGATTGGTGTACGTAACCGACGGTATGCCTGGGATTTACCGGAAAGGCAAGCCGGGGAAATTCCACTACGAAGATAAAGATGGACATAAAATAACCGAAGAGAAACACCTCGACCGGATCAAAACACTTGTTATTCCGCCCGCATGGCAAAATGTATGGATTGCCAATAAACCCAATGCTTACCTGCAGGTTACCGGTATTGACGCTGCCGGTAGAAAACAATATAAATACCACAGCAAATGGACCAGCCGCCGATCGGAAGATAAATATTTCCGTTTGCTAGAGTTTGGAAAAGCCTTGCCCAATGCAAGAAAAAACCTGGAAAAAGACCTCCGGAGGAAAGAATTAGATGAACGGAAGGTATTGGCCATTTCGGTTGATGTGCTTCAAAAAACACTCATCCGTGTAGGCAACGAAAGTTATAAACAGCTTTATGGCTCCTTTGGACTCACTACATTACGCGATAAACATGTTAAAATCAACGGAAGTAAAATTACGATGGATTTTATAGGTAAAAAGGGTGTTCAACAGAAAGTAGAACTGAATGATAGATCCTTAGCCAAACTGGTTAAAAAATGCAGGGACATCCCGGGTCAGGAATTATTCCAGTTTTATACCCACGGAAAAGAACATAAAAGCATCGATTCGGGCAAAATAAATAGTTATATCAGAGAAATTACCGGTGATGATTTTACCGCTAAAGATTTCAGAACCTGGGGCGGAACGCTCGAAGCTTTGCGCCAGTTTTCAAAATGCAGTGCCGACGAAAACTTTAGCCTCAACTCTAAAAAGGCCATAGTTGCCGTGTTAGATTGCGTGGCGAAAAAGTTGGGCAATACCAGAGCCGTGTGTAAAAGTTCTTACGTGTATCCACTGTTGCTTACCGCTTACGAGAATGATGAACTGGGGAAATACATGAAAAAAATGAACAATAATAAAATAGCCGGAAAACTAGGTCTGGCGCACGATGAGAAAGTTTTATTATCATTTCTAAAAGCCAATAGTAAATAG
- the fmt gene encoding methionyl-tRNA formyltransferase, protein MKIVFMGTPDFAVASLDALVQANFDVVAVVTAPDKPAGRGQKLNESAVKKYAVEKGIPVLQPEKLKNPEFIEELKSYQADLQVVVAFRMLPVVVWNMPAKGTINLHGSLLPQYRGAAPINHAIINGEKESGVTTFFLKEEIDTGDIIMSDSVAIANDETAGDLHDKLMSVGAQLLVKTLHAIEAGEVTEQPQPQSDDLKHAPKIFKEDCKIDWNNSAQQIHNLIRGLSPYPTAFTALNDKNLKVFKAEIEDKEPGIAAGGFLTDGKTYLKFAAKDGFIKLLDIQYEGKKRMLIEDFLRGMRL, encoded by the coding sequence ATGAAAATAGTTTTTATGGGTACGCCCGATTTTGCTGTAGCTTCTTTAGATGCCTTAGTTCAAGCCAATTTTGATGTTGTTGCGGTGGTTACTGCACCAGATAAACCTGCAGGCCGTGGCCAGAAACTGAACGAAAGTGCGGTGAAAAAATATGCTGTAGAAAAAGGAATTCCTGTTTTACAGCCAGAAAAACTAAAAAATCCTGAATTTATTGAGGAGTTGAAGTCATACCAGGCCGATTTACAGGTGGTAGTGGCCTTTAGGATGTTACCCGTTGTGGTTTGGAACATGCCCGCTAAAGGAACCATTAACTTACATGGCTCACTATTGCCGCAGTACCGTGGTGCAGCGCCGATTAACCACGCCATCATCAATGGGGAGAAAGAAAGCGGCGTAACTACTTTTTTCCTAAAAGAGGAAATTGATACAGGCGACATTATTATGAGCGACAGCGTTGCCATTGCCAATGATGAAACAGCTGGCGATTTACACGATAAACTGATGTCCGTAGGTGCTCAGCTTTTAGTAAAAACCCTCCACGCCATTGAAGCAGGTGAAGTTACCGAACAGCCACAGCCGCAAAGCGATGATTTAAAACATGCACCAAAGATTTTTAAGGAAGATTGCAAAATCGACTGGAACAATTCTGCACAGCAGATCCATAATTTAATCCGTGGTTTAAGCCCTTACCCAACTGCTTTCACTGCGCTTAATGATAAAAATTTAAAGGTATTTAAGGCTGAAATAGAAGATAAAGAACCAGGCATTGCTGCCGGAGGTTTTTTAACTGATGGTAAAACGTATTTAAAGTTTGCGGCTAAAGATGGTTTTATCAAATTATTGGATATTCAGTACGAAGGGAAAAAACGGATGCTGATTGAAGATTTTTTAAGGGGAATGAGGTTGTAG
- a CDS encoding PAS domain-containing sensor histidine kinase gives MHINLEDNAAVFYTLIEESPMPIALYVGEKMVIKVANKAILKAWGRDNSVIGQELAIALPELKDQPFLGILEEVRQTGIAYETKEDRVLLINNGLLQTFYFDFIYKPLKDDNGQVWGIVNNATDVTELVNARLKVKASEELFRKMIQDAPVAIGILRGENFVIEQANEDLLKLWGKTKNVIGLDLIDGLPELKGQPFLDLLTHVYKTGEPHYGYETMARIERNGILQDYYFNFVYDPIRDQHNVVTGIMVVANEITSLVYSRMEMAKSEERFRNLLLDTPMATGYYETEDIIISLANDEMLRFWGKDKSVIGKPMEEAIPELKGQPFIGILKEVYRTGVPYHADQQEALLPVNGKLEKVWFNFTYKPLRNAEGEVYAILHAAMDVTKQVQLQQQKDEFLGIASHELKTPVTSIKAYAQVLERLIRNDGDEKKAAMVHKMDLQLNRLTGLIGDLLDVTKIQSGKMTFNPVNFDFDHAVAEIADEMQHVSAKHHINAELRSHATVYADRERIGQVITNFLSNAIKYSADANQVDVKTEMVDKEVILSVKDYGIGISKTLQHLVFDQFYRVDGNLQHTYPGLGLGLYISSEIIKSEGGRIWVESEEGQGATFYFALKI, from the coding sequence ATGCATATTAATCTTGAAGATAACGCTGCCGTTTTTTATACATTGATTGAAGAATCTCCGATGCCTATTGCATTGTACGTTGGAGAAAAAATGGTGATCAAAGTAGCCAATAAGGCAATACTTAAAGCTTGGGGCAGGGATAATAGCGTTATTGGGCAGGAACTTGCCATTGCACTGCCGGAATTAAAAGACCAACCTTTTTTAGGGATTCTGGAAGAGGTTCGCCAAACAGGCATTGCTTACGAAACCAAAGAAGACCGAGTATTGCTGATTAATAATGGGTTACTGCAGACCTTCTATTTTGATTTTATCTATAAACCTTTAAAAGATGATAACGGGCAGGTGTGGGGCATTGTTAATAATGCTACCGATGTTACCGAACTGGTAAACGCAAGGTTAAAAGTAAAAGCTAGTGAAGAACTTTTCCGTAAAATGATCCAGGATGCGCCTGTAGCCATTGGCATTTTAAGAGGTGAAAATTTTGTAATTGAACAGGCAAATGAAGACCTGTTAAAATTATGGGGAAAAACAAAAAATGTTATCGGCCTCGATTTAATTGATGGTTTACCAGAACTGAAGGGACAACCCTTTCTCGACCTGCTAACCCATGTGTATAAAACAGGGGAGCCGCATTATGGTTATGAAACCATGGCCAGGATAGAACGGAATGGTATCCTTCAGGATTATTATTTCAATTTCGTATATGATCCAATCCGCGATCAGCACAATGTTGTTACCGGGATTATGGTGGTGGCCAATGAAATTACTTCGTTGGTATACTCGCGGATGGAAATGGCCAAAAGCGAAGAACGCTTCCGTAACCTGTTGTTGGATACGCCCATGGCCACTGGTTATTATGAAACTGAAGATATCATCATTTCTTTAGCCAACGATGAAATGTTGCGGTTTTGGGGTAAAGATAAAAGCGTAATTGGTAAGCCAATGGAAGAGGCCATTCCTGAACTAAAGGGACAGCCTTTTATCGGTATTTTGAAAGAAGTTTACCGTACCGGAGTCCCTTACCATGCCGATCAGCAAGAGGCTTTATTGCCTGTTAACGGTAAGCTGGAGAAAGTATGGTTCAATTTTACCTACAAACCTTTAAGAAATGCAGAAGGCGAGGTTTATGCCATTTTACATGCTGCAATGGATGTTACCAAGCAGGTACAGCTTCAGCAGCAAAAAGACGAGTTTTTAGGGATAGCCAGTCACGAACTTAAAACACCTGTAACCAGTATTAAAGCTTATGCCCAGGTACTGGAGCGGTTGATTAGGAATGATGGCGATGAAAAGAAAGCTGCAATGGTACACAAAATGGACCTGCAATTAAATCGTTTGACAGGGTTGATCGGAGATCTGCTTGATGTAACCAAAATCCAGTCGGGAAAAATGACTTTTAATCCGGTAAATTTTGATTTTGATCACGCCGTAGCCGAAATTGCAGACGAAATGCAGCACGTGAGTGCTAAACATCATATTAATGCCGAGCTAAGAAGCCATGCTACGGTTTACGCTGATAGGGAGCGGATCGGTCAGGTAATCACCAATTTCTTATCAAATGCCATTAAATACTCTGCTGACGCCAACCAGGTTGACGTTAAAACTGAAATGGTGGATAAGGAAGTGATTTTAAGTGTTAAAGATTATGGTATTGGCATTTCAAAAACACTACAGCACCTGGTTTTTGATCAGTTTTACCGTGTAGATGGAAACCTGCAGCATACCTACCCTGGCTTGGGCCTCGGACTTTATATTTCTTCTGAGATTATAAAAAGCGAGGGTGGAAGAATATGGGTGGAAAGTGAAGAGGGGCAGGGCGCTACTTTTTACTTCGCATTAAAAATCTGA
- a CDS encoding DUF6588 family protein yields MKKCYSLKVLAALFLLVMAQKASAQQDVGGLFVGGPADATKLVNAYFDPLYKGLGLGLTDGWSNTAQSKGFLKFDVRVSASAAFVPQSGRSYDVNTLGLSNIKPAPGASSIGPTAFGDDREGGKMEVYTSNGIPTGKFFNLPQGVGFHVVPSAQIQATLGLPKNIDITLRAMPKIKLGSDLGSLSMIGFGAKVELLPLFMGSTEKLIPIDIAIAGGFTQYKYNLPLDIDNTGNSDQRIDAKFNGVNFDAIVSKKILFFTPFASVGYQTSNTNLKALGTYRFATSATTSATYVDPISVKQTDIDGLRASLGFQLKFGFFKFYGSYTQAKYSMVNAGFGFGIGK; encoded by the coding sequence ATGAAAAAATGCTACTCTTTAAAGGTCCTGGCGGCCTTGTTTTTATTGGTAATGGCTCAAAAAGCAAGTGCGCAGCAAGATGTTGGAGGCCTGTTTGTTGGTGGCCCGGCAGATGCAACCAAATTGGTTAATGCTTATTTCGATCCGCTGTACAAAGGTTTAGGCCTGGGTTTAACGGATGGATGGTCGAACACTGCCCAATCAAAAGGTTTTTTAAAATTTGATGTCAGGGTATCGGCCTCTGCTGCTTTTGTTCCCCAATCGGGAAGAAGTTATGATGTAAATACTTTGGGCTTAAGTAATATTAAACCTGCTCCCGGTGCTTCCTCAATAGGTCCTACTGCTTTTGGTGATGACCGTGAAGGAGGTAAAATGGAAGTGTACACCAGCAATGGTATCCCAACTGGTAAATTTTTCAACCTGCCACAGGGCGTGGGTTTCCATGTAGTGCCGTCTGCACAGATACAGGCGACCCTGGGTTTACCAAAAAATATAGATATTACTTTAAGGGCCATGCCTAAAATAAAACTGGGCAGCGACCTGGGAAGTTTATCAATGATCGGTTTTGGCGCAAAAGTTGAACTTTTACCTTTGTTTATGGGATCAACAGAAAAATTAATCCCAATAGATATTGCGATTGCGGGTGGTTTTACCCAATATAAATATAATCTTCCTCTGGATATCGATAATACCGGAAATTCAGATCAACGCATTGACGCCAAATTTAACGGTGTAAATTTTGATGCCATTGTTTCTAAAAAGATCTTGTTTTTCACTCCATTTGCCAGCGTAGGCTACCAAACTTCTAATACTAATTTGAAAGCATTGGGCACTTACCGCTTTGCTACCAGTGCAACTACTTCAGCTACTTATGTTGACCCAATTTCGGTTAAACAGACCGATATTGATGGCTTAAGAGCAAGTTTAGGCTTTCAGCTGAAATTTGGTTTCTTTAAGTTTTATGGCTCGTATACCCAGGCAAAATATAGCATGGTTAATGCAGGTTTTGGTTTTGGAATCGGCAAATAA
- a CDS encoding aminotransferase class IV yields the protein MLQEYLLFNDEFQAADVPFLTAANRSFKFGDGLFESMRMINNKLQFADLHADRLAAGMKALKIDGHALMDDYFLRQKTADLAKRNKWNGNVRFRLSVYRGGAGVYTPEINKAGYVLEGIPLKSSSYELNSKGLIIDVYDEMTKPVNKLSNYKTANALLYVMAGIFKSQNRLDEAMILNQYGFLCESISANVFVVYNKQIYTPSLAEGCVSGVMRTAIMQLCKMNDMPLIEAQINPEILKEAEEVFITNATQGIQWIMGYGRKRYFNEVSKFLNEKLNAG from the coding sequence ATGCTTCAGGAGTACCTTTTATTTAATGATGAGTTTCAGGCAGCTGATGTTCCCTTTTTAACGGCTGCCAACAGGAGCTTTAAATTTGGTGATGGACTGTTTGAAAGTATGCGGATGATAAATAATAAGTTGCAGTTTGCCGATTTACACGCTGATAGGCTTGCAGCTGGCATGAAAGCACTTAAAATTGATGGTCATGCTTTAATGGACGATTATTTTTTGCGTCAAAAAACAGCCGATCTTGCTAAACGCAATAAATGGAATGGCAATGTCCGTTTCCGCCTTTCCGTTTATAGAGGAGGAGCAGGCGTTTATACTCCAGAAATTAATAAAGCCGGTTATGTTTTAGAAGGCATTCCCCTAAAATCATCAAGCTACGAACTCAACAGTAAAGGATTGATTATCGATGTTTACGACGAGATGACCAAGCCGGTTAATAAGCTATCGAATTATAAAACAGCCAATGCTTTACTTTACGTCATGGCCGGAATCTTCAAGAGTCAGAATCGTTTAGATGAGGCCATGATCCTGAACCAATATGGTTTTCTTTGCGAAAGTATCAGCGCCAATGTTTTTGTGGTATACAACAAGCAGATTTATACGCCTTCATTGGCCGAAGGCTGCGTAAGCGGTGTAATGCGTACAGCGATTATGCAATTGTGTAAAATGAACGATATGCCTTTAATCGAAGCACAAATTAATCCCGAAATTTTAAAAGAAGCAGAAGAAGTTTTCATTACTAATGCCACTCAGGGTATTCAGTGGATAATGGGCTATGGAAGGAAACGCTATTTTAATGAAGTATCGAAATTTTTGAATGAGAAATTGAATGCAGGTTAG
- a CDS encoding RluA family pseudouridine synthase, producing the protein MENVVELQESEEQELYEHLKIIVDKGQSLLRIDKFLMVRVENASRNRIQNAIDAGNVLVNQKQIKASYKVKPFDEISIVLPHPPRDTEVYPEDLPLDIIYEDSDLLVVNKAAGMVVHPGFNNYTGTLVNALAFHFEQLPQLPGNDGRPGLVHRIDKDTSGLLLISKNEKSITHLARQFFDHSITRKYLALVWGDIENDGTVTGYIGRSAKDRRVMDIYDDEEKGKWSVTHYKVLKRLGYVTLISCELETGRTHQIRAHMQHIGHPLFNDAMYGGDKILKGTTFNKYKQFVDNCFELLPRQALHAQSLGFIHPTTKEYMFFESPLPPDFKAGLTKWENYIVTS; encoded by the coding sequence ATGGAAAATGTGGTCGAATTGCAGGAATCAGAAGAGCAGGAATTATATGAACATTTAAAAATCATTGTCGATAAAGGGCAGTCTTTGCTGCGTATTGATAAATTTTTGATGGTGCGTGTAGAAAATGCCTCCCGAAACCGTATTCAGAATGCAATTGATGCCGGGAATGTATTGGTTAACCAGAAACAGATCAAAGCAAGTTACAAGGTTAAACCTTTTGATGAGATATCGATTGTACTGCCACATCCGCCACGTGATACCGAAGTTTATCCCGAAGATTTGCCGCTCGATATTATTTATGAAGACAGCGATCTGTTGGTGGTCAACAAAGCAGCCGGAATGGTAGTTCACCCTGGCTTTAACAATTATACCGGTACCCTGGTTAATGCTTTGGCTTTCCATTTTGAGCAATTGCCTCAATTGCCGGGTAACGATGGTCGTCCGGGTTTGGTACATCGCATTGATAAAGATACCTCTGGATTGTTATTGATCAGTAAAAACGAAAAATCTATTACACATTTGGCCCGTCAGTTTTTCGATCACAGCATTACCCGTAAATACCTTGCTTTGGTTTGGGGCGATATCGAAAATGATGGAACGGTAACCGGTTACATCGGCAGAAGTGCGAAAGACCGTCGTGTGATGGATATTTACGATGATGAAGAAAAAGGCAAATGGTCGGTAACACATTATAAAGTATTAAAACGTTTGGGTTATGTAACTCTGATTAGCTGCGAGCTGGAAACTGGCCGTACCCATCAGATCAGGGCGCACATGCAGCATATTGGTCACCCACTTTTTAACGACGCCATGTATGGTGGTGATAAGATTTTAAAAGGCACTACGTTTAATAAGTACAAACAGTTTGTAGATAACTGTTTTGAGTTGTTGCCCCGTCAGGCACTGCATGCGCAGAGTTTAGGTTTTATTCATCCCACTACAAAGGAATATATGTTCTTCGAATCGCCATTACCGCCCGATTTTAAAGCTGGCTTAACCAAATGGGAAAATTATATCGTTACATCATAA